TGGGGTGGCGAGGACGACGGGCGCGCAGAGGCCGCGGGTCTTGGCCTGGATCGCGGCGGTAATGACGCGGGGGTCGTGGCCTTCGGGGAGGACGATGGTTTTGCGGGCGGCCCTGACGACGGGGGTGAGGCGTTCGAGCAGTTGCATGGGTCAGTGTCCTTGACGGGAGAGGATGGCGAAAGTCTCGCGGGCAATCATCAGTTCTTCATTGGTAGGGATGACAATCGCCGGCAGGGAGGAATCGTCGGTGGAGACGGGGCCTGACTTTCCAAAATTGGTCGCCTGGTTGCGCGCGGGGTCGAGCCGGCAGCCGATGGCGGCGAGGCGGGTGATGATCGCCTCGCGCGCGGGGAAGGAGTTCTCGCCGATGCCGCCGGTGAAGATGATCGCATCGGCGCCGCCGAGCAGGGTGTAATAGCCGCCGATGTAGAGCGCGGCGCGGTGGCCCACCATGTTGAGCGTGGTCACGGCCACCTCCTTGCCGGCAGCTGCGGCGGCGACCAGCTCGCGCATGTCGCCGGATCCGGTGCCCGCGCACCCCAGCAGCCCCGACTGCTTGTTGAGGAGCGTGTCGATCTCGTCGAGCGAGAGCTTACCCTCACGGGCGAGGTAGAGAACCACAGCGGGATCGAGATCGCCCGAGCGGCTTCCCATGATGAGGCCTGCCAGCGGGGTCATGCCCATGGTCGTATCGAGCGACTTGCCGCCGGCCACGGCGGCGATTGACGACCCGTTGCCGAGATGGCAGATGATCAAACGGGTTTGCTCCAGCGGCTTGCCGATGATTTGGGCGGCGGCGGCGGCGACAAACTGATAGGAGATGCCGTGAAATCCGTATTTGCGGATGCGGAGGTTCTCGTAATAGGCGCTGGGAATGGCGTACAGGAAGGCGTGCTTGGGTATCGTATGGTGGAAGGCGGTGTCGAACACCGCGATGTTGGGCGTGTCCGGGAAGACCGTTTCGCAGGCGACGATGCCGCCGAGGTTGGCCGGATTGTGGAGCGGCGCGAGGGGGCTGCACTCGCCGATCCCGGCCTTGGTCACATCATCCACAATGACCGCCGCCGAAAATTTCTCGCCGCCGTGCACGACACGGTGGCCGATGGCGTCCACTTCGGTGAGCGCCTTGATGACGCCGCAGGCGGGATCGACCAGCATGCGGCAAGCCAGGGCGAGGGCCTTGCCATGATTCTCGGCATGGATGGTCTGCTCGGTCTTGGCTTCGCCGTCGCGCTGATAGGCGAGATTGCCATTGGGCATGCCGATCCGTTCGACGAGGCCTTTGGCCATCATGGTCTCGGTAGCCATGCTGAAGAGCATGAACTTCAGGGACGAGCTTCCCGAATTGATCACCAGAATCTTGTCAACAGCTTGTTTTGACATGTCCATCCTTACAGAACGCCGATTGGGGCATCAACGGCCCGGAGCGAAACGGGCGCCGCGACACATCGGCCAGGCCGCGCCGGGACCCCAAAAAAGAATTGATTTTGCGCTTCCGTTGCCAAAGAATCAAGCTTGGATTTAAACTTTTTCACGCCCCTGCTTTCCCCCCTGCTCGCCAAAGCCGAAATACCGCGCCGCGTTGCGGTAGCAGATGTCCCGAACGATCTCGCCAACCCACGCGATGTCGTTGGGAATACGCCCGGCGGCGATGTCGGAACCGAGGAGATTGCAGAGGATGCGGCGGAAGTATTCATGGCGGGTGTAGCTGAGAAATGAGCGGCTGTCGGTGAGCATGCCCACGAAGCGGCTCAGCAGCCCGAGCTGGGAGAGCGCCTCGAGCTGGCGCAGCATCCCGTCGCGCTGGTCGTTGAACCACCAGCCG
The sequence above is a segment of the Lentisphaerota bacterium genome. Coding sequences within it:
- a CDS encoding acetate kinase, coding for MSKQAVDKILVINSGSSSLKFMLFSMATETMMAKGLVERIGMPNGNLAYQRDGEAKTEQTIHAENHGKALALACRMLVDPACGVIKALTEVDAIGHRVVHGGEKFSAAVIVDDVTKAGIGECSPLAPLHNPANLGGIVACETVFPDTPNIAVFDTAFHHTIPKHAFLYAIPSAYYENLRIRKYGFHGISYQFVAAAAAQIIGKPLEQTRLIICHLGNGSSIAAVAGGKSLDTTMGMTPLAGLIMGSRSGDLDPAVVLYLAREGKLSLDEIDTLLNKQSGLLGCAGTGSGDMRELVAAAAAGKEVAVTTLNMVGHRAALYIGGYYTLLGGADAIIFTGGIGENSFPAREAIITRLAAIGCRLDPARNQATNFGKSGPVSTDDSSLPAIVIPTNEELMIARETFAILSRQGH